The following coding sequences lie in one Miscanthus floridulus cultivar M001 chromosome 9, ASM1932011v1, whole genome shotgun sequence genomic window:
- the LOC136483519 gene encoding disease resistance protein RUN1-like: MAPPPGAASYGSGCRWELLQHLTALESLAIRSCDGLIELPESVRSLASLRTLRISFCRSLCMLPEWLGELRYLETMSFFDCGSLSPAPSMQPLRALKALDISNSRWVDDLCSPSLQTLVIRICDGISSHTQSFRQLTSLTDLQILGCRDFHQLPECLGELCSLQKLDIKGLPRLSSLPQSLGHLTSLQELRIEYSDAFAQLPECVGELHSLRIFKIWQLRSLRCLPQSLGHLTSLQELKITYCEALGQLPESLGELRSLRVLTISQSHSLTCLPQSLGHLTSLQKLGIAYCRELGQLPKSLGELHSLSKLVLWWLPGLTSVPESMCCLTSLEELTIMDCPGIRSLSEWIKDLTALQTLEIDGCPDDMVRRCERRNGKDWHLISHIPHLNIGLGAGHYHLDFD, encoded by the exons ATGGCACCACCACCAGGAGCAGCATCGTACGGATCTGGGTGTCGATGGGAGCTGCTGCAACATTTGACGGCACTGGAGTCCTTAGCGATTAGGTCGTGCGATGGCCTAATCGAGCTGCCAGAGAGCGTGCGGAGTCTCGCATCCCTCCGAACTCTGCGCATCTCATTCTGCAGATCTCTCTGTATGCTTCCCGAGTGGCTGGGGGAACTCCGTTACCTGGAAACGATGAGCTTTTTCGACTGCGGTAGTTTGAGCCCTGCACCATCAATGCAGCCACTCAGGGCCCTCAAAGCACTGGATATTTCTAACAGTAGGTGGGTGGATGACCTCTGCTCTCCGTCTCTGCAGACTCTAGTGATACGTATTTGTGACGGCATAAGTAGCCACACCCAATCATTCAGGCAGCTCACCTCACTCACGGATCTCCAAATATTAGGTTGTCGTGACTTCCACCAGCTGCCAGAATGTCTCGGAGAACTCTGCTCTCTACAAAAGCTAGACATCAAGGGATTACCCAGGCTGAGCAGCCTTCCACAATCATTGGGGCACCTCACCTCCCTCCAGGAGCTCCGAATCGAATACAGCGATGCATTTGCCCAACTTCCCGAATGTGTTGGGGAACTTCATTCTCTACGCATATTCAAGATTTGGCAGTTACGGAGCCTCAGGTGCCTTCCCCAATCACTGGGGCACCTCACCTCCCTCCAGGAGCTCAAAATAACATACTGCGAGGCACTTGGCCAATTGCCCGAATCGCTGGGGGAACTTCGTTCTCTACGTGTACTCACAATTAGTCAGTCGCACAGCCTAACTTGCCTTCCGCAATCATTGGGGCACCTCACCTCCCTCCAGAAGCTGGGAATTGCATACTGCAGGGAACTTGGCCAACTGCCCAAATCGCTGGGGGAACTCCACTCTCTAAGTAAATTGGTGCTATGGTGGTTGCCGGGCCTGACTTCCGTTCCTGAATCAATGTGCTGCCTCACGTCCCTTGAAGAGCTTACGATCATGGACTGCCCGGGCATTAGATCCTTGTCAGAGTGGATTAAAGACCTTACTGCTCTGCAGACACTGGAGATCGATGGCTGCCCTGATGATATGGTGAGGCGCTGTGAGAGAAGGAACGGGAAGGACTGGCACCTCATCTCCCACATCCCTCATCTGAATATTGGGCTAGGCGCAGGCCATTATCACTTGGACTTCGACTG A
- the LOC136479382 gene encoding disease resistance protein RGA2-like, translated as MISSIDLFGCDKFATLPSSISRNKRLRVLRLGNTKLERLPSSITALENLECLDLHWCSKLIELPEGIGNLKKLVVLNLQGCGKLQGIPKGIGQITRLETLGLFVMGEDDENYAHISELENINKISRELTIHGIRHCMDPDVAHKECLKQKTNLQSLTLIFASDVGVNSESHLDGLEPPPGIENLKIVRYSGQESPQWMRMFRFRLLCEMELSDFPKLE; from the coding sequence CATAGACCTTTTTGGTTGTGATAAGTTTGCAACTTTACCAAGCTCTATCAGCAGGAATAAAAGGCTAAGAGTATTGAGACTAGGCAATACCAAACTTGAGAGGCTACCATCAAGTATCACGGCACTAGAAAACCTAGAGTGTTTGGACCTTCATTGGTGTTCCAAGTTGATAGAGTTGCCTGAAGGCATAGGGAACTTGAAGAAGCTTGTTGTTCTGAACCTGCAAGGATGTGGAAAGTTACAAGGGATTCCAAAAGGGATTGGTCAAATTACTCGACTTGAAACGCTGGGATTATTTGTTATGGGGGAGGATGATGAAAATTATGCACATATCTCAGAGCTTGAAAACATTAATAAGATTAGCAGGGAACTAACTATCCATGGTATTAGACATTGTATGGACCCAGATGTTGCACACAAGGAATGTTTGAAGCAGAAGACAAACTTACAGAGCCTGACACTTATTTTTGCAAGTGATGTGGGGGTGAACTCTGAAAGTCATCTGGACGGGTTGGAACCACCGCCTGGAATTGAAAACCTCAAAATTGTCCGGTATTCTGGTCAGGAATCCCCGCAGTGGATGAGGATGTTTCGCTTCCGGCTGTTGTGCGAGATGGAATTATCAGATTTCCCAAAATTGGAGTGA